GCTCCCACTCGACTGGTGGCACCGGACATCCCGGCGCCGCCCATCGGTGCTCCCAGTTGCGCGGGCACCGATAAGTGGGGAGGAAGAATGTCAGCACGACAATCGCATCGGGGCGGGGGCCGGTTCATGCTCCGGTCCTCGGTCGCCATCCTGGCGACCGTCGCCCTCGGTGCAACGGCGCAGCCCGCGCTCGCGGCACCCGCCGCGCCCAGCGCCACGGTGGAAGCCGGCGTGTTCAAGGAAATCAGCAGCAAGGGCAGCACCACCTTCATGGTGTTCCTGCGCGAGCAGGCCAAACTGGACGGCGCGGCGCGGCTGCGCGACGCCGACGCCAAGGCCACCGAGGTGCACCGGCAGCTCACCGGCACCGCCGACCGGACCCAGGCCGGACTCCGCGCCGATCTGGACGCGAAGAAGGCGACGTACACCCCGTACTGGATCGCCAACGCCCTACGGGTGGTGGGTGACAAGGCCCTGGTCGACTCGATCGCCGCCCGTCCCGAGGTGGCCCGGATCGAGCCGGTGAAGTACTACCCCCTGATCACGCCGACGCCGAGCAAGACGACGGCTGCGGCGAACCCGGCCGGGGTCGAGTGGGGCCTGACCAACATCGGGGCACCCCGGGTCTGGTCCGAGTACGACGACCGTGGCGAGGGCATCGTCATCGCCAACATCGACTCCGGGGTCCAGTACGACCACCCGGCACTGGTCGGCAAGTACCGTGGCAACAAGGGTGACGGCACCTTCGACCACAACTACAACTGGTTCGACCCGGCGAACGTCTGCGGCGGTCCCACACCCTGCGACAACTCCGGCCACGGCACCCACACGATGGGCACCATGGTCGGCGACGACGGCAACGGCAACCAGACCGGTGTCGCCCCCGGCGCCAAGTGGATCGCCGCCAAGGGCTGCGAGACCAACAGCTGCTCCGACACCTCCCTGCTCGCCTCCGGCCAGTGGATGCTCGCGCCGACCGACGCCAACGGCCAGAACCCCCGGCCCGACCTGCGTCCGGACATCGTGAACAACTCCTGGGGCGGTGGCAGCGGCGACTCGTGGTACGAGCAGACCATCACCGCCTGGCGGGCGGCCGGCATCTTCCCCGCCTTCGCCTCCGGCAACACGCTCGGCGGAGCACCCTGCGGCTCGGCGAGCTCGCCCGGTGACAACGTTCCCGCGTACGCCGTGGGGGCGTACGACGTCAACAACGTCATCGCGGACTTCTCCAACCGGGGACCGACAGTCGACGGGCGTACCAAGCCGGAGATCGCGGCACCGGGCGTCAGCATCCGCTCCAGCGTCCCGGGCAACGGGTACGAGAGCTGGGACGGCACCTCGATGGCAACCCCGCACCTCTCCGGCGCGGTCGCGTTGATCTGGTCGGCGGCGACGAGCCTGCGTGGTGACATCAGCGCCACCGAGGCACTGCTCGCCCAGACCGCCACCGACACCGAGGCGCTCGCCTGCGGTGGCACCATCGCCAACAACAACATCTTCGGCGAGGGCCGGCTCAACGCGTACCAGGCGGTCACCGCCGCTCCGCGCGGATCGGTCGGCCAGGTCACGGGCACGGTCACCAACAGCGACACCGGTGCCGGCGTGGCCGGCGTGACCATCGCCGCCGGGGCCCGGAGCGTCACCACCGGCGCCGACGGCACCTACTCGCTGACGCTCTCGGTCGGCGAGCAGACGCTGACCTTCAGCGCCTACGGGTACGCCACCCAGACCGTCACCCTCACGGTCGCCGAGGGCGGATCGGTCACGAAGAACATCGCCCTCGTCGAGACCCCGCCGGTGACCGTCACCGGTAAGGTCACCGACGGTTCCGGCCACGGCTGGCCGCTCTACGCCTCGATCGAGGTCGCCGGCCGACCGGGTGCGCCGATCTTCACCGACCCGACCACCGGCGCCTACTCCTTCACCGTGCCGGGCAACAGCAGCTACAGGCTGACCACCACCGCCCGCTACCAGGGCTACCAGAAGGTCACCACCGAGCTGAACCTCGGCACCGCCGCGACGACCGCGAACATCGCGGTGCCGGTCGAGGAGGCCTGCACCGCGGCGGGTTACTCCGCCACCCTGAGCGCACCGCTGCTGTCCCAGAGCTTCGACGGCGACACCGCACCGGAGGGCTGGTCGGTGAAGAGCCGCACCGACGGTGGCAGCTGGTCGTTCAAGAACGAGGGTGGTCGGAGCAACCTGACCGGTGGCAGCGGCAACTTCGCCGTCATCGACAGCGACCACGCCGGTCGTGACGCCACGCAGGACAGCGACCTGGTGACGCCCGCGATCGACCTGACCGGGATGCGCGCGCCGCAACTGAGGTTCAAGGCGGACCGCTACTCGACCGGTGGCGACAACACCTTCGACGTCGAGGTCAGCAGCGACGGCGGCGAGAACTGGATCAACGTCCGGCACGACTTCAACAGCCGGCGTGGCCCGGCCGCCGAGGAGGTGCTGCTCACCCCGGTCGCCAACAAGGCCAACGTCCAGCTCCGGTTCCGGTACCAGGGTGCGTACGACTGGTGGTGGCAGGTCGACGACGTTCAGGTGATCAACCGAAGCTGCAACCCGGTCCCGGGCGGCCTGGTCACCGGCTTCACCACCGACGTCAACACCGGTACGGCGGTCAACGACGTCACCGTTACCAGTGTGGACCAGCCGCAGGACAAGGGCGTGTCGGCGGCGACGCCGGACGACCCGAACCTCTCCGACGGGTTCTACTGGTTCTTCTCCGGCCTGACCGGCGCGCACTCGTTCAGCGCGAGCAAGTCGCCGTACCCGTCGCAGGCGAAGACCGTCACCGTGACGCCGAACGGCGTCAAGAAGGCGGACTTCGCCCTGAAGGCCGGTCGGCTGACCGTGGACTCGACCAACGTCGAGTCGCACCAGCCGTACGGCAGCACCCGCACCACCACGGTGACGGTCAAGAACACCGGAACCGCGCCGGCGAACGTCGAACTGCTGGAGCGGTCCGGTGATTTCGAACTGCTCTCCCTGCCGGGCGCGGCGTTGACCGAACGCCGGATGAAGGGGCTGTCGGCGGCGATGACGGTGACCCCGTACCCGGGCGTCGCCGGTGGACCGGCCGCGGCCGGTCCGACCGCCGACGGGGCGTGGAAGCAGATCGCCGACCTGCCGTCGGAGATCTTCGACAACGCCGCCGCGACGGTGGACGGCAGGGTCTACTCGTTCGGCGGTGCGAACGGCAGCGGCAACGAGCGGAAGGCCTGGGTCTACCAGCCGGAGACCAACACCTGGGGTGCCCTGCCGGCGCTGCCGACCGGGCGGGCGAAGCCCTCGGCCGTCGCGGTCGACGGCAAGATCTACCTCATCGGTGGCTGGGCCACCGGCGGCACCCCGGTCGCCTCGGTCGACGTCTACGACCCGACGGCCAACGCCTGGAGCACGGTTGCCGGGGCGACCAACCCGGCGCCGCGCGCGGCGGCCGGCGCGGCCGTGGTCGGCGGCAAGGTCCACCTGATCGGTGGCTGCGCCAGCAGCAACTGCGCGGGGTCGGACGACGTGGTCGTCTTCGACCCGGCGACGGGTGGATTCAGCCTCGGCGCGAAGTACCCGCACACGGTGGCGTGGATGTCCTGTGGTGGCATCGGCGGCAGCGCGTACTGCGCGGGTGGCACGAGCGGTGGCACCTCGTACAAGGACGCGTTCTCGTACGACCCGAAGAGCGACTCCTGGTCCGCGCTGCCGGACATGCCGATCGACCTGTGGGGCTCGCAGTTCGCCACCGCGGGTGGTCTGCTGGTGATCGCGGGTGGGGTGACCGGCAACTCGTCCGGGCTCACCAACCGGACGCTGGCCTACAACCCGGCCGGACGGGCCTGGGAGGACCTGCCGAACGTCGGGTTCCCCGTCTACCGGGGCGCGCTGGCGTGCGGTACGTACAAGCTGGGCGGCTCGCCGAACCCGGGCGAAGCCAGCAAGCAGGCCGAACAGCTCGGTGGGCTCGGCGAGTGTGAGGCGGGCGACGCCCCCTGGCTCGCCACGACGCCGGGCACGTTCACGCTGGCTCCGGGTGCCACCAAGAAGGTGACGCTGACCCTGACCGCCACCGCGGAAACGGGGATCGACCAGCCGGGCGCGTACCACACCGACCTGGTCCTGCGTTCGGACACCCCGTACGCGGTGCCGGCGGTCAACGTGGAGCTGAACGTCTCGGCGCCGAACGGCTGGGGCAAGATCCAGGGTACGGTCACCGGCCTGAGCTGCGACGGGAGGCGTGTCCCGGTCAAGGCGACGGTCCGGCTGAACCTCGCCGACGGCGGCTACACCCTGACCGCCGATGGCCAGGGGCACTACACGTACTGGCTGCCGAGGGGCAAGTACCAGGTGATCGTCGCCAAGGACGGCTGGGTCCCCGAGGTCGTCCAGCAGCAGATCCAGCCCGGCTTCGTGTCGACGCTGGACATCACCCTTGATCCGGTCACCGCCTGCGACGCGCGCGTGGGCGGGATCTGATCTTCGCTGATACCGGTGGCCGTCGACCCGCAGGGGTCGGCGGCCACCGCCGTTCCCGGACCCGCTCGCCCAGGTCAGGCAGGTCACCCCCTCACATTGCAACTGCATTGCCAAACGAGGTACGGTAGAGAGGCAATGCAGTTGTATTGGAACCGGGGAGGGTCACCGATGCTCGTGATCGAGTTGTCCGAGACGACCGCCGACATGATCGACCTGGTGGGCGGCAAGGCGGCCGGCCTGGGGGAGCTGATCCGCCGGGGCGAAGAGGTGCCGCCGGGGTTCTGTGTCACCACCGAGGCCCACCGGCTCGGCGTGGTCCCCCGGGACGAAGTCCTCGACGCGTACGAGCGGCTCGGCTCCGGTCCGGTCGCGGTGCGGTCCAGCGCGACCACTGAGGATCTGCCCGAGGCGAGTTTCGCCGGACAGCAGGAGACCTTCCTGAACGTCACCGGCGCCGCCGAGCTGATCGCCGCGATCGGCAAGTGCTGGGACTCACTGCACAGCGACCGCGCGGTCGCCTACCGCGACGCACACGGCATCCCAGCCGAGGCGGCGCGAATGGCCGTCGTCGTACAGCGGATGGTCACCCCCGAGGTGGCCGGGGTGATGTTCACCGCGAACCCGTTGACCGGCTCCCGTGCCGAGATGATGGTCGACGCCGCACCGGGTCTGGGCACGGCCGTGGTCGATGGTGCCGCCGTCGTGGACCACTACCTGCTCGACGGTTCGGCCCAGGACGACAAGGGCTGCCTCAACCCGGCCCAGCTGGCCCGGCTGCGGGCGGTGGGTGAACGGCTCCAGGACCACTTCGGCTGCCCGCAGGACGTGGAGTGGGCGATCGACGCGCAGGGCACCCTCTGGTTGCTGCAGTCGCGGCCGATCACCACGCTCTTCCCCCTGCCACCGGCGACCGACCGGCCCCTCCCCCGCGTCTACCTGGAATTCGGCCACGTGCAGGGGATGCGGCAACCGGTCACACCGATGGGGATGTCCAGCCTGCGGGCGCTGATCGTGGCGATGACCGCCGCGATCGGGCTCCGGGTCGACATCGTCGACATCGGTGGACGCCTCTACGGCGACCTGAGCGACCTGGCCCGGCACAAGTCAGCCCGGAAGCGGCTGGTCAAACTCATGGCGGTCGACTTCGGCCCTCGGGCCCAGGAGGCGATGCGGCACGTCCTGGCCGACCCACGCTTCGCGCCAGGGCAGGATTCACCGGGACGAGCGGGTGGGGCGACGGCACCATCGCTGCGGACCGCCGGACGCGCGGTGGTCGGCATCGTACGGGCACTGGCCCGCCCGGACGCCGCACGGCAGCGGATGTTCGACGCGATCGAACAGCTACGGGACCGCTCCGCCGCACCGGAAGGGCTGCGGAGCACTGCCGAGCGACTGCGGTTCGTGCAGGCACACGAGTCGAACGACAGCTCCGACGAGATCGTCTGGCCGATCGTGGCCGGCATGCTCGCGGCCTCCCTTCCGGAGCACCTGTTGCGGGGCATCGCCGACCCCGGCGAGATCCACACGGTACTGGGCGGGATGCCGCACAACGTCACCATCGAGATGGACCTGGCCCTGTGGCGACTCGCCCAGGCTGCCGGTGAGCACCGTCAACTGCTGCTCGACACCGCACCCGACGCGCTGGCCACGCGCTACGCCAGCGGGACGCTACCCGACATCGGGCTGACGGCCTTCCTCGACACCTACGGCCACCGTGGCGCCGCCGAGGTCGACCTCGGCGTGCCGCGCTGGGCGGAGGACCCGGCCCCGGTCTTCGCCGCCATCGCCAACTACCTGCGGGTCACCGACCCGCAGCAGGCACCCGACCAGCGATTCGCCCGCGCCGCCGCGACAGCCGAGAAGACCCTCGACTCACTCGTCGTGCGGGCCCGCCGCCGCCGGCCGGTACGGGGCCGGCTCGCCGGTTTCCTGCTGCGCCGGGCGCGGGAGCTTGCGGGTCTGCGGGAGGCGGGAAAGTTCGCCGGCCTGTACCCGCTGCGGGAGATGCGGCGGCAGCTGCTGCTCATCGGCGCCGACCTGACCGACGCCGGCCTGCTGGCGCAGCCGGGCGACATCATGTTCCTGACCCTCGACGAGGTGGAGGCGGTCGTGCACGAGCGCGCCGACCACCGGGCGACGATCATCGCCCGCAGGGCGGTGCACCAGCGGGAACTACGCCGGGCGTCGGTGCCGGTGGCGCTGCTCTCCGACGGCACCGACGTGGAGTCCATCCTGCCGGCGGCACCGGCCGCAGACGGCGTCCTCAAGGGCGTGGGGGCGGCGGCGGGGCGGGCGACCGGCCCGGCCAGGGTCATCCACGACCCGGCCACCGCCCACATCGAACCCGGCGAGATCCTGGTCACCGCGACCACCGACCCCGGCTGGACCCCGCTGTTCCTCACCGCCGCCGGGCTGGTCACCGAGACCGGCGCGATCATGGCCCACGGCCCGACGGTCGCCCGCGAGTACGGCATCCCTGCGGTCATCTGCGTCCCCGGCGCCACCCGCAGGATCTCCACCGGACAGATCGTCACCGTGGACGCCGC
The Micromonospora pisi DNA segment above includes these coding regions:
- a CDS encoding PEP/pyruvate-binding domain-containing protein, yielding MLVIELSETTADMIDLVGGKAAGLGELIRRGEEVPPGFCVTTEAHRLGVVPRDEVLDAYERLGSGPVAVRSSATTEDLPEASFAGQQETFLNVTGAAELIAAIGKCWDSLHSDRAVAYRDAHGIPAEAARMAVVVQRMVTPEVAGVMFTANPLTGSRAEMMVDAAPGLGTAVVDGAAVVDHYLLDGSAQDDKGCLNPAQLARLRAVGERLQDHFGCPQDVEWAIDAQGTLWLLQSRPITTLFPLPPATDRPLPRVYLEFGHVQGMRQPVTPMGMSSLRALIVAMTAAIGLRVDIVDIGGRLYGDLSDLARHKSARKRLVKLMAVDFGPRAQEAMRHVLADPRFAPGQDSPGRAGGATAPSLRTAGRAVVGIVRALARPDAARQRMFDAIEQLRDRSAAPEGLRSTAERLRFVQAHESNDSSDEIVWPIVAGMLAASLPEHLLRGIADPGEIHTVLGGMPHNVTIEMDLALWRLAQAAGEHRQLLLDTAPDALATRYASGTLPDIGLTAFLDTYGHRGAAEVDLGVPRWAEDPAPVFAAIANYLRVTDPQQAPDQRFARAAATAEKTLDSLVVRARRRRPVRGRLAGFLLRRARELAGLREAGKFAGLYPLREMRRQLLLIGADLTDAGLLAQPGDIMFLTLDEVEAVVHERADHRATIIARRAVHQRELRRASVPVALLSDGTDVESILPAAPAADGVLKGVGAAAGRATGPARVIHDPATAHIEPGEILVTATTDPGWTPLFLTAAGLVTETGAIMAHGPTVAREYGIPAVICVPGATRRISTGQIVTVDAATGTVTLN
- a CDS encoding S8 family serine peptidase — encoded protein: MSARQSHRGGGRFMLRSSVAILATVALGATAQPALAAPAAPSATVEAGVFKEISSKGSTTFMVFLREQAKLDGAARLRDADAKATEVHRQLTGTADRTQAGLRADLDAKKATYTPYWIANALRVVGDKALVDSIAARPEVARIEPVKYYPLITPTPSKTTAAANPAGVEWGLTNIGAPRVWSEYDDRGEGIVIANIDSGVQYDHPALVGKYRGNKGDGTFDHNYNWFDPANVCGGPTPCDNSGHGTHTMGTMVGDDGNGNQTGVAPGAKWIAAKGCETNSCSDTSLLASGQWMLAPTDANGQNPRPDLRPDIVNNSWGGGSGDSWYEQTITAWRAAGIFPAFASGNTLGGAPCGSASSPGDNVPAYAVGAYDVNNVIADFSNRGPTVDGRTKPEIAAPGVSIRSSVPGNGYESWDGTSMATPHLSGAVALIWSAATSLRGDISATEALLAQTATDTEALACGGTIANNNIFGEGRLNAYQAVTAAPRGSVGQVTGTVTNSDTGAGVAGVTIAAGARSVTTGADGTYSLTLSVGEQTLTFSAYGYATQTVTLTVAEGGSVTKNIALVETPPVTVTGKVTDGSGHGWPLYASIEVAGRPGAPIFTDPTTGAYSFTVPGNSSYRLTTTARYQGYQKVTTELNLGTAATTANIAVPVEEACTAAGYSATLSAPLLSQSFDGDTAPEGWSVKSRTDGGSWSFKNEGGRSNLTGGSGNFAVIDSDHAGRDATQDSDLVTPAIDLTGMRAPQLRFKADRYSTGGDNTFDVEVSSDGGENWINVRHDFNSRRGPAAEEVLLTPVANKANVQLRFRYQGAYDWWWQVDDVQVINRSCNPVPGGLVTGFTTDVNTGTAVNDVTVTSVDQPQDKGVSAATPDDPNLSDGFYWFFSGLTGAHSFSASKSPYPSQAKTVTVTPNGVKKADFALKAGRLTVDSTNVESHQPYGSTRTTTVTVKNTGTAPANVELLERSGDFELLSLPGAALTERRMKGLSAAMTVTPYPGVAGGPAAAGPTADGAWKQIADLPSEIFDNAAATVDGRVYSFGGANGSGNERKAWVYQPETNTWGALPALPTGRAKPSAVAVDGKIYLIGGWATGGTPVASVDVYDPTANAWSTVAGATNPAPRAAAGAAVVGGKVHLIGGCASSNCAGSDDVVVFDPATGGFSLGAKYPHTVAWMSCGGIGGSAYCAGGTSGGTSYKDAFSYDPKSDSWSALPDMPIDLWGSQFATAGGLLVIAGGVTGNSSGLTNRTLAYNPAGRAWEDLPNVGFPVYRGALACGTYKLGGSPNPGEASKQAEQLGGLGECEAGDAPWLATTPGTFTLAPGATKKVTLTLTATAETGIDQPGAYHTDLVLRSDTPYAVPAVNVELNVSAPNGWGKIQGTVTGLSCDGRRVPVKATVRLNLADGGYTLTADGQGHYTYWLPRGKYQVIVAKDGWVPEVVQQQIQPGFVSTLDITLDPVTACDARVGGI